The genomic region AAGACTGATATCTTCAGTGAAGCTGTTACTAAAGTTTCTGAGAAAGAATTCCTGACTTTAGCGACGGAGATTACTACACTTCCTAAAGACAAGAAATTCTTCCGTAAGATTTCAAAATTATTCGAAGATCGCGCGGCGATGATCAAAAATGATTCTTACGATTGGGCGATGGGCGAGTTGATGGCTTACGCGACTTTATTGAATGAAGGAAAACGCGTTCGTATCTCCGGTCAGGATGTTCAACGTGGAACATTCTCCCACCGTCACGCGGTATTAACATTAGAAGATTCAGAAGAGAAATACATTCCATTAGCGCAAGTTAATGGTGGTGAGCGTTTCAATATTTATAACTCTTTATTATCAGAGTATGCGGTCTTAGGTTTTGAGTATGGTTATGCATTGGCAAACCCTAGTGCATTGACGATTTGGGAAGCACAGTTTGGTGACTTCTACAATGGTGCTCAAATTATCGTTGACCAATACTTAAGTAGTGCGGAAACAAAATGGAAGCGTTCGAATGGATTGGTGATGATGCTGCCTCATGGTATGGAAGGTCAAGGTCCTGAACACTCTTCAGGTCGTATCGAGCGTTTCTTGGAATTATGTGCAAACGACAACTTAATCATTGCGAACTGTACTACTCCTGCAAACTACTTCCACTTACTACGTCGCCAGTTAGTTCGCGACTTCCGTAAGCCATTAGTGGTATTCACTCCAAAAAGCTTATTACGTCATCCAAAAGTGGTTTCTAAATTAGCAGACTTCACAAAAGTAAACTTCCAAGAAGTTATTGATGACAGCTATGTAAAAGCAGCATCCGTTAAGCGTGTATTGTTCTGTTCTGGAAAGATCTACTACGATCTATTGGAGAAACAACAAGCCGATAAACGTACCGACGTAGCTATTGTTAGAATTGAGCAGTTATACCCTAGCCCAATCGAGCAATTGAAAGCTATCCACAAGAAATACAACAAGGCGAAAGAATTTATCTGGGTGCAGGAGGAAAATGAGAACATGGGCGCATGGCCTTATTACTGCCGCACATTACGTAAAACAGATATCGAATTTACCGATTATATAGCACGTACTGCTAGCGGTAGTCCGGCAACAGGATATATGAAAAAACATGTTGCGCAACAAGAAGCAATCGTAAATAAATCATTCGAATAAACAATTTATTTAACCAGCCGTTGTATCTTTATAGGATAGAACGGCTGGTTTAAAAGAATAACATATGAGCTTAGAAATTAAAGTCCCTACAGTTGGAGAGTCAATTACAGAAGTGACTTTAGCCCAATGGCTAAAACAAGATGGCGATTACGTCGAGATGGACGAGAATATCGCTGAATTGGAATCAGATAAAGCTACTTTTGAACTACCTGCAGAGAAAGCTGGTATCTTACGTATCATTGCACAAGAAGGCGACACCTTAGAGATTGGTGCGGTTGTTTGTACAATCGAAGACGGCGATGCTCCTGCTGCTTCAGGTGAGAAAAAAGAAGAAGCTCCTGCAAAAGAAGCTGCTCCTGCTGCTGCAAAAGCGGAAGAAGATGAAAGCCCAGAAACTTACGCTGCTGGTACTGCATCTCCTGCTGCTGCGAAGATTTTAAGAGAAAAGGGTATTGATCCTTCTACCATCAAAGGTACAGGTAAAGACGGTAGAATCACGAAAGAGGATGCAGAGAAAGCACAAGCTTCTGCGCCTAAGGCTGCTGCTGCAAAACCTGCGGCAAGCCCTGCTCCTGCTGCTGCCCCTGTAGTTGCTGGCTCAAGAAATGAACGCCGTGAGAAAATGAGCTCATTGCGTAAAACGATCGCTAAGCGCTTAGTAGCTGTTAAAAATGAGACTGCGATGTTGACTACGTTCAACGAAGTAAACATGCAGCCGATCATGGACTTAAGAGCGAAATACAAAGATACATTTAAAGAAAAACACGGCATTGGTCTAGGCTTTATGTCATTCTTTACAAAAGCAGTTACCACTGCATTGAAAGAATGGCCGGCAGTCAACGCGCGTATCGAAGAAAACGAAATCGTTTATTCTGATTTCGCAGACATCTCTATCGCTGTTTCTGCGCCAAAAGGACTGGTAGTTCCAGTAATCAGAAATGCTGAATCGATGGCATTATATGAAATCGAAAAAGCAATCGCTGAATTAGCTGGTAAAGCTCGCGACAACAAATTGACGATTGAAGAAATGACTGGCGGTACATTTACAATCACTAACGGTGGTGTATTTGGATCGATGATGTCTACTCCTATCATCAATGCGCCGCAATCAGCAATCTTAGGTATGCACAATATCGTGCAGCGCCCTATCGCTGAAAACGGTCAAGTAGTAATTCGTCCGATGATGTACATTGCATTATCTTACGATCACCGTATCATTGACGGTCGTGAGTCTGTAAGCTTCCTAGTTCGTGTAAAACAACTGTTAGAAGATCCTGCAAGATTATTATTGGAGGTATAGTCTCCCAAATCGAATATGTAGAAAAGAAGCCATCCCAAAAGGATGGCTTCTTTTATTTGTTCCCTATCTTTATATTTGCAGAAATACTGCAATACTCTTAATTCTTAACATGTTCACTAATAAGTACCCTCTTCTAAGCGCCTTCCTCCTATTCATGCTATCAGGATTTATAAACAGTACCCAAGCACAACAGATCGGCTATGCTGTGGATTTTTTGGGCTACGCAGATAATCGTGAGTATCAAGCTCCATATACCGTTCCAAAAACGCTATTTGGAGCGACCCTATCCCCGCATCTTTATTTCCAGCTGGAAGAAAAACATCGTGTTTATGGAGGTGTTCATGTAAATCAGGAATTCGGAACGCATGGGGATAATCAGGTACGTGTCAAGCCAATAGCCTATTACAACTATGCAACCGACCATGTAGATTTTGCTATTGGATTTATCCCTCGTTATGAGCGATTGAAAGATGTTCCGAAAATGGTATTGGCGGATACCCTGATGTACGACCGACCGAATGTGGAGGGGATGTATTTCCAGTATAGGAACAGCAACTTCAAGCAAGCGGTTTACATCGATTGGCTGAGCAAACAAAGTTACACGAAGCGGGAACAATTTGTTGCCGGTATTTCAGGTAAGTATAGCATAGGGAACTTCTATATCAGCAATGACGGTTTGCTTTATCACAATGCTTTAACGAGCAATGACAGCTTGGATGAGCATATTCAAGATAATGCTATTCTGATGTTGAAACTTGGTGTAGACTTAAGCGAGAAGACGTTCTTAGATTCATTAACCATCGATGCTGGTGCGGCCTTTGGATACGACCGACTACGTTCGGAATACGATAATAAAGGAACTGGCTTTATCTCAAACATTCACTTGGGCTATAAGCGATTCTTTGTTGCCAACACGCTATACCTTGGCGATGCTTTAAATCTTCCAAACGGCGACTCCTTTTACCATCGCGATCGTTACGATCGATTGGATCTTGGTTGGATGCCCTTCAAATCTGATAAGATCGAAGGTAAGTTTACTGCTTCCTTTCACTTCTCGTCCGGACAGATAGACAATCAACAGCAATTTACGCTACGCTATAAATTCGGCGGCAAACTAAAGGACTAGGTGGCCTTATTCTGCCGTAAGCTTGTTATGGATCATTCGATTGTTGTACTGCTGGATAAACGCCTCTAAATGTCGTTTCAGCGAATCAAGCGTTTGCGGTTCTTCGTTCATTAAATCTTTCGATAGCGAGGGATCTGTTTTTAAGTTGTGTAATGAACTCGGGCGCTCATTGTCGAAGGTCATGAAGTAATCGCCCATAAAGAAATTGTAGCTCCCTCCGATATTATTGACCAAGAAGTTATCGCGTCGTGGATCAAAGGCATCTGAACCGAAAGCAAAGTATGGTTTATCATATTGCAGGTAATTCAGAACCGTCGGCATGATATCGATTTGTTGGACTAACTTATCCGACAAGCCTTTAAGTTCTCCGCCTGGATAATAGAATATGATCGGAATGGCAAAGAAATTTGGCGCGGTATTGTATTCAGGAAAATGAATCATGCTCGCATGGTCTGCCACGATAACAAATAGGGTATTATTATACCAGTCGCTTTTGGAAGCGGTATTGAAAAATTGGCGTAATGCATGATCAGCATAGCCGATGGGCTCATGAAGCGGCAGTTTGCCTTTCGGGAATTTTCCGGCATATTCTTCCGGAACCTTAAAGGGATGATGGGAGGATAAGGAGAAGAAGCTGCTGAAGAAAGGCTGTTTAAAGGTATCTATCTTTTTCGCCATGAATTGCATGAACGGCTCATCCCATATTCCCCAAATACCATCGAAATCATCGTCATTGTTATATTCGTTCTTTCCAAAGTAATTCTTAATTCCAGCCAACTGCATATAGGCCGAAAAGCCCATGCTACCGTTCGGTGCGCCATGGAAAAACGCCGTTTCATAGCCCTTCTCTCCTAATAGTTTCGCGATGCTCGTCGTTTTATTTCCTGAATAAATCGACAGGACAAAAGGCTCAGCAATGGAAGGAATTCCGGTGATGATAGAAGGCAGGGCATCGATGGATTTACGGCCATTTGCATAGGAACGCGTAAAGGTATAGGATTGTTGGATAAGGGAATCCAGGAAGGGTGTATAGCCCTTGTATTTTCCAGCATCGAGCTCTTTATTGAAGAACCCGATATGCTCTTTCCCGAAGCTCTCCATGATTAAGAAAACCACATTTAAGGGTTTGAATTCCGCTGAATCTTTCGGTTGATGTATAACAGGATAGATGGCCTGTAATTCATTTTCCGGAAAGTAATTTTTCTCTTTCAAGGTCACCGCTTTCAATGTTTTCAGAATGGAAAACGGTGTATTCAACACGATATTCATCTCCTCCGGCGATTTCACATAATCTCCGGCATTGCTAAGTGTGATCGGACGGGTACTATGTGCCCAGCCCCCGCGAACTCCCCCTACAAAAAGGAAAGCCACGATTAACAAAGAAACAAGATGTACGGTGTAGAATGTCCATCCTGTGAATCGCTTGTATTCGATCTTGATGAGGTCGTAAAGCTTGATCAATACCCAGACGATGACCACAAACTCCAATAACAAATACCAATATCCGATTAGGAAATCAGTCATTAGCTTGAACAGGTTTTGCTCATTGGCAAACTGGCTGAACACGGTTCCTGTAGTGCGTTTTAAAGTGAAGGGGTAATAAGCATAATCAATCAGGTTAAGTCCTATCCCGATGCTGTTCGTAATGATGAATACCCACTTGGCGACCTTTTGATAGCTTGCCTTATATTTAAAAGGCAAAGGAATCGCCATCATGAGGATATACAAGCTATTGAGATAAAATAAAGCCGCAAGATCAAACTTTAGTCCACCGCTCATCATGCGAATCATCTCTGAAAAGGTCACATGCGGAAACTGATCGACGTTGTAAATATAGAAACCGACCCGCAGTATCTGATAAATCAGCAACATCATTGCAAAGCGTATGATCAACGCGATATATGGGGCAAACAGTCCCTTGAGGATAATTTTTCCCTTCATTTTAATACTGTAAAAATTGCTTGTAAACCGATTGATAATAAGCTTTAGCGATATTCAAAAGGCTGTCGCTCTTCGCCACAGGATAGTCAGCGCTGGCCTTATAGTTGATCACGTTTCCAACATTGTCGTAGGAAATCGTCTGCTCGGGCGTAATGATCCCAAAAGCATCCTTTGAATTGTAAAAAGCGACCTGCGGGGTCGTTGGATTGAACAAGTCGCGGCTCCATACATAATGGTTGCTGGGTAAGCCGAGTTGCTTCAAAAGGGTTGCTGCTAAATCCGTTTGACTCCCTATCCTCGATATCTTCTTACCCCGATATTCAGGCTTAATTACTTCGCCGAACATCAGCAGTGGGATGTGGAAACGATTTGGATGTGATATTTCGTATTTCTCAGCAGGAAGACGATGTCCATGATCGGCAATCATCACAAACAAGGTATTCTTATACCAAGCTTCTTTCTTAGCCTGCTGCACGAAATCATTCAGTACGGAATCGGTATAATAAGCAGTACTTCTAAACTTATTGGCGTTATTATCGGAGCCAAACTTATAGGCTCCTTTTAACTGAAAAGGCTCGTGGTTAACCAAAGTAAATATGCTGCTGTAGAATGGCGTTTGCTCTTTTTGAAGGTCTTTGATCATGCGGTTAAGAACGACAGCATCGGTTACTCCCCAGGATACCCTTTCTTCTGTTGGCGAGAAATTCGCATTGTCGACAACGCGCTCTACACCATGGGTTAGCATGTAGGATTTAACGTTATAAAACTCGCTTTGCCCACCATGATAAAAAGAGTTATGATAGCCCGCGGAATCCAACTCTTGCATAAAAGCATGCATGTTCTCGTGCTTGCTGATGTACTTGATTACGCTTTCCGGTCCCTGAGCGGGGAATGCACTAAAGGTGCCAATCACCCCTTTATCTGAACGATCAGATGCCGAATAAATATGATCGAAGAATACGCCTTCTTTGATAAAGGTTTCCATATGTGGCGTTATCCCTTTTTCGCCTCCCATCGATTCGACTAGGTCGCCTACAAAACCTTCTAACAGCACGAAAACAATATTAGGCCTTTGAGTGGTCAAAATGTTGACAGTCGAATCCGGGTTGCTAGCAAAGACAGGTTGAAGGTATTTCGAGAGGTCCTCACTGTCTGGATAATATCGATATGGAGACTTCAATAAGGTGCTACTTTTGAAATAGTCACGCAGGAGCGCCCATTGGGTGCTTACCGCTGCATGATTGTTAAACGCCTCTTCCGAATAATATGCTTTACTTGGATTTAAAGTCGCACGGCCATAACCGCCACGTATAAATGTAAAGATGATAAATGCGCCAATAAGAAGGCGAAGCCCCATACCCCAATAGGTTCGAATATTTCCAAACGCTTCATTTTTGAAAAGACGTAGATAGAGATAATACGAGCCGAAGATGCCTAGGAAGATGCCTAAAATAGGGAGAAAGACTGGCGTAGATTCTGCGGATGCAATAGCACCGGAAGGAGATGCAAAGAATGCATCAATTGCACGCTTCGAGATCTTATCGCCCCATTCCCTATAAACATTAACATTAATAAAAGAAACGACAAAAAATAAGATAAGAACAACTAAGGTGTAGATATCAAGTGCCTTACGGCTGAATTTCCATTTCTTAACGAAGGAAATTAAACAATAAACTAAGAAGGGTAATGCGCTAATATAAGCGACAGTCGACAAGTCGAGGCTTAAGCCATGATAGAACATCCGGAATATTTCCTTGCTGCTCGCCCCTCCAATC from Sphingobacterium sp. BN32 harbors:
- the odhB gene encoding 2-oxoglutarate dehydrogenase complex dihydrolipoyllysine-residue succinyltransferase is translated as MSLEIKVPTVGESITEVTLAQWLKQDGDYVEMDENIAELESDKATFELPAEKAGILRIIAQEGDTLEIGAVVCTIEDGDAPAASGEKKEEAPAKEAAPAAAKAEEDESPETYAAGTASPAAAKILREKGIDPSTIKGTGKDGRITKEDAEKAQASAPKAAAAKPAASPAPAAAPVVAGSRNERREKMSSLRKTIAKRLVAVKNETAMLTTFNEVNMQPIMDLRAKYKDTFKEKHGIGLGFMSFFTKAVTTALKEWPAVNARIEENEIVYSDFADISIAVSAPKGLVVPVIRNAESMALYEIEKAIAELAGKARDNKLTIEEMTGGTFTITNGGVFGSMMSTPIINAPQSAILGMHNIVQRPIAENGQVVIRPMMYIALSYDHRIIDGRESVSFLVRVKQLLEDPARLLLEV
- a CDS encoding LTA synthase family protein; the protein is MKGKIILKGLFAPYIALIIRFAMMLLIYQILRVGFYIYNVDQFPHVTFSEMIRMMSGGLKFDLAALFYLNSLYILMMAIPLPFKYKASYQKVAKWVFIITNSIGIGLNLIDYAYYPFTLKRTTGTVFSQFANEQNLFKLMTDFLIGYWYLLLEFVVIVWVLIKLYDLIKIEYKRFTGWTFYTVHLVSLLIVAFLFVGGVRGGWAHSTRPITLSNAGDYVKSPEEMNIVLNTPFSILKTLKAVTLKEKNYFPENELQAIYPVIHQPKDSAEFKPLNVVFLIMESFGKEHIGFFNKELDAGKYKGYTPFLDSLIQQSYTFTRSYANGRKSIDALPSIITGIPSIAEPFVLSIYSGNKTTSIAKLLGEKGYETAFFHGAPNGSMGFSAYMQLAGIKNYFGKNEYNNDDDFDGIWGIWDEPFMQFMAKKIDTFKQPFFSSFFSLSSHHPFKVPEEYAGKFPKGKLPLHEPIGYADHALRQFFNTASKSDWYNNTLFVIVADHASMIHFPEYNTAPNFFAIPIIFYYPGGELKGLSDKLVQQIDIMPTVLNYLQYDKPYFAFGSDAFDPRRDNFLVNNIGGSYNFFMGDYFMTFDNERPSSLHNLKTDPSLSKDLMNEEPQTLDSLKRHLEAFIQQYNNRMIHNKLTAE
- a CDS encoding LTA synthase family protein — its product is MQDVVNELKAFVRFFGFWLLICFIDRVIFITVFFDKIGGASSKEIFRMFYHGLSLDLSTVAYISALPFLVYCLISFVKKWKFSRKALDIYTLVVLILFFVVSFINVNVYREWGDKISKRAIDAFFASPSGAIASAESTPVFLPILGIFLGIFGSYYLYLRLFKNEAFGNIRTYWGMGLRLLIGAFIIFTFIRGGYGRATLNPSKAYYSEEAFNNHAAVSTQWALLRDYFKSSTLLKSPYRYYPDSEDLSKYLQPVFASNPDSTVNILTTQRPNIVFVLLEGFVGDLVESMGGEKGITPHMETFIKEGVFFDHIYSASDRSDKGVIGTFSAFPAQGPESVIKYISKHENMHAFMQELDSAGYHNSFYHGGQSEFYNVKSYMLTHGVERVVDNANFSPTEERVSWGVTDAVVLNRMIKDLQKEQTPFYSSIFTLVNHEPFQLKGAYKFGSDNNANKFRSTAYYTDSVLNDFVQQAKKEAWYKNTLFVMIADHGHRLPAEKYEISHPNRFHIPLLMFGEVIKPEYRGKKISRIGSQTDLAATLLKQLGLPSNHYVWSRDLFNPTTPQVAFYNSKDAFGIITPEQTISYDNVGNVINYKASADYPVAKSDSLLNIAKAYYQSVYKQFLQY